One Lasioglossum baleicum chromosome 6, iyLasBale1, whole genome shotgun sequence genomic window carries:
- the Spase25 gene encoding signal peptidase complex subunit Spase25 isoform X1, whose translation MGADKNPENLVIQINKWDGSAVKNALDDAVKDVFIKKYNYVENFGLFDGRLALCGVTVIMALIAVLCDYLYPFPASKPALAICVTLYFVSMGILTLYTTYKEKGIFVVAIQRDPAGFNPDLIWEASSYLKKYDDKYNLVLSVKNGSTGGINETSITKSVANFIDVNGIVIPELIESTVTSLHDSLTSQRKEK comes from the exons ATGGGTGCAGATAAAAATCCAGAAAATCTC GTGATACAAATTAATAAATGGGATGGTTCTGCAGTGAAGAATGCGTTAGACGATGCAGTTAAAGAtgtatttattaagaaatataatTACGTGGAAAATTTTGGACTATTCGATGGACGGCTGGCTCTTTGTGGAGTCACTGTGATAATGGCACTTATAGCTGTTCTTTGTGATTATCTGTACCCATTCCCTGCGTCTAAACCTGCTTTAGCTATCTGTGttacattatattttgtttcaaTGGGCATTTTAACATTGTACACAACGTACAAAGAAAAGGGGATATTCGTTGTCGCTATTCAGAG AGATCCAGCTGGTTTTAATCCAGATCTTATTTGGGAGGCCAGTTCCTACTTGAAAAAGTACGACGACAAGTACAATCTGGTATTGTCTGTTAAAAATGGATCCACAGGAGGCATAAACGAAACTAGTATTACAAAATCTGTGGCAAACTTCATCGATGTGAATGGCATCGTcataccggaattaatagagaGCACAGTGACGAGTCTACACGACAGTTTGAccagtcaacgaaaagaaaAGTAG
- the LOC143209655 gene encoding uncharacterized protein LOC143209655 isoform X6 codes for MSSQDTIDNVQASSPSISSRTKNWVQFEDETPIKDNGDAEEKTKTNTPAVIKPESVTVNVEKIGKAIEKTDNPQAKSNEYRGAVISTESVQINLDRSGLSRSVTSESPELNVPSDIRVSDPKSASLKTIDLRDVSNGRSNASNVISTPIGNIRQGFANGDTIVTLLPVNTRWPWITPAKFRPELVPEELMAQGLTLTVEDYVHIMELLVNDVRFNMYNVCYKRILVLWIFTAFIVLLGLLFSGVTGLTLFGLGVMWLVLNAAAIFFCMFVKIKLNHNLEKCMAQVNKHLLRHKILLGLDDRGKISCHKVNLCFIYFDTADCIKKLQEVIEREEREGRVIGEDGNSEMRRKRELQQRMDIDDSDIVIQGSTTTRISRKQDKSEQVFCRYVQRWAKDYLRRRLDWTVDEEGGNPSSPRHLASALCPCQYIEEWLRNKPHVRGRDFCPSWSNFLKDRGI; via the exons ATGAGTTCTCAAGATACAATCGATAATGTGCAAGCAAGTTCACCTAGTATATCCTCGAGAACAAAAAATTGGGTCCAATTCGAGGATGAAACACCGATTAAAGATAATGGGGATGCAGAAGAGAAAACTAAAACTAATACACCAGCTGTAATAAAGCCTGAATCGGTTACAGTGAACGTTGAAAAGATTGGGAAAGCCATCGAGAAAACAGATAATCCGCAAGCTAAGAGTAACGAATATAGAGGTGCTGTGATATCAACAGAATCCGTCCAGATTAACTTAGATAGGTCAGGTTTAAGTCGTTCCGTTACATCCGAAAGTCCGGAACTTAATGTACCGTCCGACATAAGAGTCTCTGATCCGAAAAGTGCTTCTTTGAAGACTATCGATCTCAGAGATGTGTCCAATGGCCGAAGCAACGCGAGCAACGTTATAAGCACACCAATCGGAAATATTAGACAAGGTTTCGCCAACGGCGATACTATTGTTACTCTTTTACCAGTTAATACTAGATGGCCATGGATCACTCCAGCTAAATTTAGGCCAGAATTAGTACCAGAGGAATTAATGGCACAGGGTTTGACG CTTACTGTAGAAGATTACGTACACATAATGGAATTGCTTGTAAACGATGTACGTTTTAATATGTACAATGTATGCTATAAGAGAATTCTTGTTCTTTGGATCTTTACTGCATTTATTGTACTGCTTGGCTTGTTATTTTCTGGAGTGACTGGTCTTACTTTATTCGGCCTCGGCGTCATGTGGTTAGTCCTCAATGCTGCAGCGATATTCTTTTGCATGTTCGTCAAGATAAAGTTAAACCATAATCTTGAGAAATGTATGGCTCAAGTGAACAAGCATTTACTTCGACATAAAATATTGCTTGGATTGGATGATAGAGGGAAGATTTCGTGTCATAAAGTCAATCTCTGCTTCATATACTTTGATACCGCAGATTGTATC AAAAAATTGCAAGAAGTTATAGAACGAGAGGAACGCGAAGGAAGAGTGATCGGCGAAGATGGAAATTCAGAAATGCGTCGTAAAAGAGAATTGCAGCAACGAATGGATATCGATGATAGCGACATTGTGATACAAGGCAGCACGACTACCAGAATCTCTCGTAAGCAG gATAAGAGTGAACAAGTATTCTGCCGTTATGTGCAACGTTGGGCAAAGGACTATTTACGTCGACGATTGGATTGGACGGTCGATGAAGAAGGTGGAAATCCTTCTTCACCTCGCCACTTAGCGTCAGCTTTATGCCCGTGTCAATATATAGAAGAATGGCTTCGTAATAAGCCGCATGTTCGAGGCAGAGATTTCTGTCCCAGTTGGAGTAATTTTCTTAAAGATAGAGgcatttaa
- the LOC143209655 gene encoding uncharacterized protein LOC143209655 isoform X4, with the protein MSSQDTIDNVQASSPSISSRTKNWVQFEDETPIKDNGDAEEKTKTNTPAVIKPESVTVNVEKIGKAIEKTDNPQAKSNEYRGAVISTESVQINLDRSGLSRSVTSESPELNVPSDIRVSDPKSASLKTIDLRDVSNGRSNASNVISTPIGNIRQGFANGDTIVTLLPVNTRWPWITPAKFRPELVPEELMAQGLTLTVEDYVHIMELLVNDVRFNMYNVCYKRILVLWIFTAFIVLLGLLFSGVTGLTLFGLGVMWLVLNAAAIFFCMFVKIKLNHNLEKCMAQVNKHLLRHKILLGLDDRGKISCHKVNLCFIYFDTADCIKKLQEVIEREEREGRVIGEDGNSEMRRKRELQQRMDIDDSDIVIQGSTTTRISRKQERAELLLLRYASRWAHHFVRRRLDLVIDSQERNRDVTGLSVSPRHCVSARCPCQFIEDHLKYKPRGYPPGFTWCAYLNDPLVRYDVRSDMVGIPGYSL; encoded by the exons ATGAGTTCTCAAGATACAATCGATAATGTGCAAGCAAGTTCACCTAGTATATCCTCGAGAACAAAAAATTGGGTCCAATTCGAGGATGAAACACCGATTAAAGATAATGGGGATGCAGAAGAGAAAACTAAAACTAATACACCAGCTGTAATAAAGCCTGAATCGGTTACAGTGAACGTTGAAAAGATTGGGAAAGCCATCGAGAAAACAGATAATCCGCAAGCTAAGAGTAACGAATATAGAGGTGCTGTGATATCAACAGAATCCGTCCAGATTAACTTAGATAGGTCAGGTTTAAGTCGTTCCGTTACATCCGAAAGTCCGGAACTTAATGTACCGTCCGACATAAGAGTCTCTGATCCGAAAAGTGCTTCTTTGAAGACTATCGATCTCAGAGATGTGTCCAATGGCCGAAGCAACGCGAGCAACGTTATAAGCACACCAATCGGAAATATTAGACAAGGTTTCGCCAACGGCGATACTATTGTTACTCTTTTACCAGTTAATACTAGATGGCCATGGATCACTCCAGCTAAATTTAGGCCAGAATTAGTACCAGAGGAATTAATGGCACAGGGTTTGACG CTTACTGTAGAAGATTACGTACACATAATGGAATTGCTTGTAAACGATGTACGTTTTAATATGTACAATGTATGCTATAAGAGAATTCTTGTTCTTTGGATCTTTACTGCATTTATTGTACTGCTTGGCTTGTTATTTTCTGGAGTGACTGGTCTTACTTTATTCGGCCTCGGCGTCATGTGGTTAGTCCTCAATGCTGCAGCGATATTCTTTTGCATGTTCGTCAAGATAAAGTTAAACCATAATCTTGAGAAATGTATGGCTCAAGTGAACAAGCATTTACTTCGACATAAAATATTGCTTGGATTGGATGATAGAGGGAAGATTTCGTGTCATAAAGTCAATCTCTGCTTCATATACTTTGATACCGCAGATTGTATC AAAAAATTGCAAGAAGTTATAGAACGAGAGGAACGCGAAGGAAGAGTGATCGGCGAAGATGGAAATTCAGAAATGCGTCGTAAAAGAGAATTGCAGCAACGAATGGATATCGATGATAGCGACATTGTGATACAAGGCAGCACGACTACCAGAATCTCTCGTAAGCAG GAACGGGCGGAGTTGCTGTTGCTGAGGTATGCATCTCGATGGGCACATCACTTTGTGCGCCGGAGACTTGATCTGGTTATAGACTCGCAGGAACGTAACAGAGACGTCACGGGTCTTTCTGTTTCACCACGTCATTGTGTCTCCGCCCGTTGCCCTTGTCAATTCATTGAGGACCATCTCAAATACAAGCCTAGAG GATATCCACCAGGCTTTACATGGTGTGCTTATCTTAACGATCCACTAGTTAGGTATGATGTTAGGTCTGACATGGTAGGCATCCCTGGTTATTCATTATAA
- the LOC143209655 gene encoding uncharacterized protein LOC143209655 isoform X5 translates to MSSQDTIDNVQASSPSISSRTKNWVQFEDETPIKDNGDAEEKTKTNTPAVIKPESVTVNVEKIGKAIEKTDNPQAKSNEYRGAVISTESVQINLDRSGLSRSVTSESPELNVPSDIRVSDPKSASLKTIDLRDVSNGRSNASNVISTPIGNIRQGFANGDTIVTLLPVNTRWPWITPAKFRPELVPEELMAQGLTLTVEDYVHIMELLVNDVRFNMYNVCYKRILVLWIFTAFIVLLGLLFSGVTGLTLFGLGVMWLVLNAAAIFFCMFVKIKLNHNLEKCMAQVNKHLLRHKILLGLDDRGKISCHKVNLCFIYFDTADCIKKLQEVIEREEREGRVIGEDGNSEMRRKRELQQRMDIDDSDIVIQGSTTTRISRKQERAELLLLRYASRWAHHFVRRRLDLVIDSQERNRDVTGLSVSPRHCVSARCPCQFIEDHLKYKPRAGQKRTQFDIMSEPHFVST, encoded by the exons ATGAGTTCTCAAGATACAATCGATAATGTGCAAGCAAGTTCACCTAGTATATCCTCGAGAACAAAAAATTGGGTCCAATTCGAGGATGAAACACCGATTAAAGATAATGGGGATGCAGAAGAGAAAACTAAAACTAATACACCAGCTGTAATAAAGCCTGAATCGGTTACAGTGAACGTTGAAAAGATTGGGAAAGCCATCGAGAAAACAGATAATCCGCAAGCTAAGAGTAACGAATATAGAGGTGCTGTGATATCAACAGAATCCGTCCAGATTAACTTAGATAGGTCAGGTTTAAGTCGTTCCGTTACATCCGAAAGTCCGGAACTTAATGTACCGTCCGACATAAGAGTCTCTGATCCGAAAAGTGCTTCTTTGAAGACTATCGATCTCAGAGATGTGTCCAATGGCCGAAGCAACGCGAGCAACGTTATAAGCACACCAATCGGAAATATTAGACAAGGTTTCGCCAACGGCGATACTATTGTTACTCTTTTACCAGTTAATACTAGATGGCCATGGATCACTCCAGCTAAATTTAGGCCAGAATTAGTACCAGAGGAATTAATGGCACAGGGTTTGACG CTTACTGTAGAAGATTACGTACACATAATGGAATTGCTTGTAAACGATGTACGTTTTAATATGTACAATGTATGCTATAAGAGAATTCTTGTTCTTTGGATCTTTACTGCATTTATTGTACTGCTTGGCTTGTTATTTTCTGGAGTGACTGGTCTTACTTTATTCGGCCTCGGCGTCATGTGGTTAGTCCTCAATGCTGCAGCGATATTCTTTTGCATGTTCGTCAAGATAAAGTTAAACCATAATCTTGAGAAATGTATGGCTCAAGTGAACAAGCATTTACTTCGACATAAAATATTGCTTGGATTGGATGATAGAGGGAAGATTTCGTGTCATAAAGTCAATCTCTGCTTCATATACTTTGATACCGCAGATTGTATC AAAAAATTGCAAGAAGTTATAGAACGAGAGGAACGCGAAGGAAGAGTGATCGGCGAAGATGGAAATTCAGAAATGCGTCGTAAAAGAGAATTGCAGCAACGAATGGATATCGATGATAGCGACATTGTGATACAAGGCAGCACGACTACCAGAATCTCTCGTAAGCAG GAACGGGCGGAGTTGCTGTTGCTGAGGTATGCATCTCGATGGGCACATCACTTTGTGCGCCGGAGACTTGATCTGGTTATAGACTCGCAGGAACGTAACAGAGACGTCACGGGTCTTTCTGTTTCACCACGTCATTGTGTCTCCGCCCGTTGCCCTTGTCAATTCATTGAGGACCATCTCAAATACAAGCCTAGAG CTGGACAAAAAAGGACACAATTTGATATTATGTCTGAACCACATTTTGTCAGCACATGA
- the Smc3 gene encoding structural maintenance of chromosomes 3 encodes MYIKQVIIQGFKSYREQTVVEPFDPRHNVVVGRNGSGKSNFFYAIQFVLSDEFSHLRPEQRQALLHEGTGPRVISAHVEIIFDNADGRLPLDKEEVFLRRVIGSKKDQYFLNKRIVTRNDVMNLLESAGFSRSNPYYIVKQGKINQMATAPDSQRLKLLREVAGTRVYDDRREESKFILKETEGKLEKIQDFLRTIEERLKTLEEEKEELKEYQCWDKQRRCLEYTIHERELKENKRKLEELEKSRANSGAEQARLGAEAKTAQEMVRAATKRLKEAKKEVQTAKEERDTLSAEQQQLLKEKTKLTLTINDLLEEVKGDNDSRKRAQQELEKLKANIEGREAELQRLKPEYEEMKRVEEECTRELQLKEQKRKELYAKQGRGSQFTSRDERDKWIQNELKQLTKQIRDKEEHQRKISEDLKKDAEKQVILEQKIEEHTREMEQQRASIDEHNKQYYELTKAKDQCQATRKEQYRQESVLQLNLSGLKEDLAKADQSLRSMAGKPILNGRDSVRKVLDTFRTRKDMAHEVSSYYGPVIENFSCEKNFYMAVEVTAGNRLFHHIVETDKFGTKILKEMNNQRLPGEVTFMPLNRLHVKDIDYPKTGDAMPMISKLEYDEKYDKALRYIFGKTLICRNLETATNLARTSGLDCVTLEGDQVSSKGSLTGGYFNTLRSRLEIQKTRSELMAQITSLDSQLTTLKDEIRKADQNISSYVSEMQRTETKNSKAKDVYDKMKAEIRLMKEELSAIGRYRTPKERSLAQCTSSLEAMRATKEGLESELHQELMAQLSVTDQCQVDTLNDDIRRLTKDNKEAFAKRMRLEAEKNKLENLLTNNLVRRKDELVQALQEISVEDRQRQLESSKAQLADIEKRLVKVNSDFKLQNDRVTSAIKKQKAESSEVDKWKIKEKDAQEKIEADAKDLEKLASKLNILQQKIVECTQKITELGALPSHEVYSQFSAMSTKQLFKEMEKANNRLKKYSHVNKKALDQFMSFSDQKEKLVKRKEELDRGDEKIKELMSVLEQRKCEAIQFTFKQVSKYFSEVFKKLVPTGHAQLVMKTADGEDGDDTTTESADSDRFIGVGIRVSFTGHRAEMREMNQLSGGQKSLVALALIFAIQKCDPAPFYLFDEIDQALDAQHRKAVADMIHELSSDAQFITTTFRPELLHHANKFYGVKFRNKVSHVVCVTREDAADFVEDDTTHG; translated from the exons ATGTACATCAAACAG GTGATTATCCAAGGATTTAAATCATACCGTGAACAGACAGTCGTAGAACCTTTCGATCCGAGGCACAATGTAGTAG TGGGCAGAAATGGTTCCGGCAAGAGTAACTTCTTTTACGCGATTCAATTTGTTTTGAGCGATGAATTCTCTCATCTCAGACCAGAACAGCGACAGGCATTGTTGCACGAGGGTACAGGACCAAGAGTTATTTCGGCGCATGTGGAAATTATATTTGACAATGCTGACGGCAGATTACCG CTCGATAAAGAAGAAGTATTCTTGAGAAGAGTAATCGGCTCGAAAAAGGACCAATATTTCCTCAACAAGAGGATAGTAACTAGAAACGATGTGATGAATTTGCTAGAGTCTGCAGGATTTTCACGATCGAATCCCTATTATATCGTAAAACAAGGAAAG ATCAATCAAATGGCAACAGCACCTGATTCTCAGAGActtaaattattaagagaagtaGCTGGTACTAGAGTATACGATGACAGAAGAGAAgaatcaaaatttattttaaaagagACAGAagggaaattggaaaaaattcaaGACTTTTTACGGACAATAG AGGAACGTTTAAAGACATTggaagaggagaaagaggaaCTGAAAGAGTATCAATGCTGGGACAAACAGCGTCGTTGTTTGGAGTACACCATTCATGAACGAGAGCTTAAGGAGAATAAAAGAAAGCTAGAGGAGCTTGAAAAATCCAGAGCAAACAGCGGAGCTGAACAAGCTCGTTTAGGAGCGGAAGCAAAAACTGCGCAAGAGATGGTGAGAGCTGCAACGAAACGTCTGAAAGAAGCGAAGAAAGAAGTGCAGACTGCAAAGGAAGAGAGAGATACACTCAG TGCTGAACAGCAGCAGTTACTCAAAGAGAAAACAAAATTGACACTAACCATTAACGATTTACTGGAAGAAGTAAAAGGAGACAATGACAGCAGAAAGCGTGCTCAACAGGAGCTGGAGAAATTGAAAGCAAACATTGAAGGGCGAGAGGCTGAATTGCAGAGACTGAAACCAGAA TATGAGGAAATGAAACGAGTAGAAGAGGAATGCACGCGCGAACTACAATTGAAAGAGCAGAAGCGGAAAGAATTATATGCCAAGCAGGGACGTGGCAGTCAATTCACTAGCAGG GACGAGAGAGACAAGTGGATACAAAACGAACTGAAACAGCTTACCAAACAAATTAGAGATAAAGAAGAGCATCAGAGAAAGATCagcgaggatttgaagaaagACGCGGAGAAACAAGTTATTTTAGAGCAGAAGATCGAAGAGCATACACGCGAAATGGAGCAGCAACGAGCATCCATAGATGAGCATAACAAGCAGTACTACGAACTAACCAAAGCAAAGGACCAGTGTCAAGCCACCCGAAAAGAACA GTATCGACAGGAGAGCGTGTTGCAACTTAATTTGTCAGGACTCAAAGAGGATTTGGCGAAGGCGGATCAAAGTTTACGGTCCATGGCCGGGAAACCGATCCTAAACGGGCGAGACAGCGTGCGAAAAGTGCTGGATACGTTTCG AACACGTAAGGACATGGCTCACGAGGTGAGCAGCTATTACGGGCCTGTGATAGAGAACTTCAGTTGCgagaagaatttttatatggctGTGGAAGTGACCGCTGGAAATCGACTGTTTCATCATATCGTGGAGACAGATAAATTCGGGACGAAGATCTTGAAAGAGATGAACAATCAACGGCTTCCAGGAGAGGTCACGTTTATGCCTTTGAACCGACTGCACGTAAAAGATATAGACTATCCGAAAACTGGCGACGCTATGCCTATGATATCAAAATTAGAGTACGACGAGAAATACGACAAAGCTTTGAG ATATATTTTTGGAAAAACATTAATCTGCCGTAACTTAGAGACTGCGACGAATTTGGCACGCACCTCCGGGTTAGATTGCGTGACTCTGGAAGGTGACCAAGTATCATCGAAGGGATCGTTAACCGGCGGATACTTCAATACGCTGAGGTCACGTTTAGAGATACAGAAGACTAGATCAGAATTAATGGCGCAAATCACGTCCCTCGATTCCCAACTGACCACCCTTAAAGACGAGATTAGAAAAGCAGATCAGAACATTAGTTCTTATGTTAGCGAAATGCAGAGAACCGAAACCAAAAACAGCAAAGCAAA AGACGTGTACGACAAAATGAAAGCAGAAATACGACTCATGAAAGAGGAATTGAGTGCGATAGGAAGATACCGTACACCGAAAGAAAGAAGCCTAGCTCAGTGTACGTCGAGTCTAGAAGCCATGCGTGCAACGAAAGAGGGATTGGAAAGTGAACTTCATCAAGAACTGATGGCACAATTGTCTGTTACCGACCAGTGTCAG GTAGACACTTTGAACGACGATATAAGACGACTAACGAAAGACAATAAAGAAGCATTCGCGAAACGTATGAGACTGGAAGCTGAGAAGAATAAGTTGGAGAACTTGTTGACCAATAACTTGGTAAGAAGGAAAGACGAATTAGTGCAGGCTTTGCAAGAAATATCGGTGGAAGATCGACAACGACAATTAGAATCCTCGAAAGCGCAATTAGCAGACATCGAGAAGAGACTAGTCAAAGTGAATTCAGACTTCAAGCTTCAGAACGACCGAGTTACCAGTGCTATAAAAAAG CAAAAAGCAGAATCGTCAGAAGTCGACAAATGGAAGATCAAGGAAAAAGATGCCCAGGAGAAGATAGAAGCTGATGCTAAAGACTTGGAAAAGTTAGCCagcaaattaaatattttgcaacAGAAAATCGTGGAATGTACACAGAAGATCACAGAACTCGGAGCGTTGCCTAGTCACGAAGTATACTCGCAATTTAGCGCGATGTCTACCAAGCAGTTATTCAAAGAAATGGAAAAGGCTAACAACCGTTTAAAGAAATACAG TCATGTAAATAAAAAAGCGTTGGATCAGTTCATGTCGTTCAGCGATCAAAAAGAGAAACTGGTGAAAAGGAAAGAAGAATTAGACAGAGGCgatgaaaaaattaaagaattgaTGTCGGTATTGGAACAGCGTAAATGCGAGGCTATACAATTTACCTTTAAACAA GTGAGCAAATATTTTAGCGAGGTATTCAAGAAGCTTGTTCCAACGGGTCATGCACAATTAGTTATGAAAACAGCCGATGGTGAGGACGGAGATGACACAACGACAGAATCAGCTGATTCTGACAGGTTTATCGGAGTTG GTATACGAGTTTCTTTCACCGGTCACAGAGCTGAAATGAGGGAAATGAATCAGTTGTCTGGTGGCCAGAAATCATTGGTAGCGTTGGCATTGATATTCGCTATCCAAAAATGTGATCCGGCACCGTTTTATCTGTTTGATGAAATCGATCAAGCCCTGGACGCGCAACATAGAAAAGCTGTAGCGGATATGATTCACGAGCTTAGCTCCGACGCCCAGTTCATCACGACTACATTTAG GCCTGAATTGTTACATCACGCAAACAAATTCTACGGTGTTAAATTCAGGAATAAAGTGTCCCACGTCGTGTGCGTAACGCGAGAAGACGCGGCCGATTTTGTAGAAGATGACACGACACACGGTTAA
- the LOC143209655 gene encoding uncharacterized protein LOC143209655 isoform X7: MSSQDTIDNVQASSPSISSRTKNWVQFEDETPIKDNGDAEEKTKTNTPAVIKPESVTVNVEKIGKAIEKTDNPQAKSNEYRGAVISTESVQINLDRSGLSRSVTSESPELNVPSDIRVSDPKSASLKTIDLRDVSNGRSNASNVISTPIGNIRQGFANGDTIVTLLPVNTRWPWITPAKFRPELVPEELMAQGLTLTVEDYVHIMELLVNDVRFNMYNVCYKRILVLWIFTAFIVLLGLLFSGVTGLTLFGLGVMWLVLNAAAIFFCMFVKIKLNHNLEKCMAQVNKHLLRHKILLGLDDRGKISCHKVNLCFIYFDTADCIKKLQEVIEREEREGRVIGEDGNSEMRRKRELQQRMDIDDSDIVIQGSTTTRISRKQERAELLLLRYASRWAHHFVRRRLDLVIDSQERNRDVTGLSVSPRHCVSARCPCQFIEDHLKYKPRGICH; this comes from the exons ATGAGTTCTCAAGATACAATCGATAATGTGCAAGCAAGTTCACCTAGTATATCCTCGAGAACAAAAAATTGGGTCCAATTCGAGGATGAAACACCGATTAAAGATAATGGGGATGCAGAAGAGAAAACTAAAACTAATACACCAGCTGTAATAAAGCCTGAATCGGTTACAGTGAACGTTGAAAAGATTGGGAAAGCCATCGAGAAAACAGATAATCCGCAAGCTAAGAGTAACGAATATAGAGGTGCTGTGATATCAACAGAATCCGTCCAGATTAACTTAGATAGGTCAGGTTTAAGTCGTTCCGTTACATCCGAAAGTCCGGAACTTAATGTACCGTCCGACATAAGAGTCTCTGATCCGAAAAGTGCTTCTTTGAAGACTATCGATCTCAGAGATGTGTCCAATGGCCGAAGCAACGCGAGCAACGTTATAAGCACACCAATCGGAAATATTAGACAAGGTTTCGCCAACGGCGATACTATTGTTACTCTTTTACCAGTTAATACTAGATGGCCATGGATCACTCCAGCTAAATTTAGGCCAGAATTAGTACCAGAGGAATTAATGGCACAGGGTTTGACG CTTACTGTAGAAGATTACGTACACATAATGGAATTGCTTGTAAACGATGTACGTTTTAATATGTACAATGTATGCTATAAGAGAATTCTTGTTCTTTGGATCTTTACTGCATTTATTGTACTGCTTGGCTTGTTATTTTCTGGAGTGACTGGTCTTACTTTATTCGGCCTCGGCGTCATGTGGTTAGTCCTCAATGCTGCAGCGATATTCTTTTGCATGTTCGTCAAGATAAAGTTAAACCATAATCTTGAGAAATGTATGGCTCAAGTGAACAAGCATTTACTTCGACATAAAATATTGCTTGGATTGGATGATAGAGGGAAGATTTCGTGTCATAAAGTCAATCTCTGCTTCATATACTTTGATACCGCAGATTGTATC AAAAAATTGCAAGAAGTTATAGAACGAGAGGAACGCGAAGGAAGAGTGATCGGCGAAGATGGAAATTCAGAAATGCGTCGTAAAAGAGAATTGCAGCAACGAATGGATATCGATGATAGCGACATTGTGATACAAGGCAGCACGACTACCAGAATCTCTCGTAAGCAG GAACGGGCGGAGTTGCTGTTGCTGAGGTATGCATCTCGATGGGCACATCACTTTGTGCGCCGGAGACTTGATCTGGTTATAGACTCGCAGGAACGTAACAGAGACGTCACGGGTCTTTCTGTTTCACCACGTCATTGTGTCTCCGCCCGTTGCCCTTGTCAATTCATTGAGGACCATCTCAAATACAAGCCTAGAG GTATTTGTCACTAA
- the Spase25 gene encoding signal peptidase complex subunit Spase25 isoform X2 has translation MDFSELLYVIQINKWDGSAVKNALDDAVKDVFIKKYNYVENFGLFDGRLALCGVTVIMALIAVLCDYLYPFPASKPALAICVTLYFVSMGILTLYTTYKEKGIFVVAIQRDPAGFNPDLIWEASSYLKKYDDKYNLVLSVKNGSTGGINETSITKSVANFIDVNGIVIPELIESTVTSLHDSLTSQRKEK, from the exons ATGGATTTTTCGGAGTTACTGTAT GTGATACAAATTAATAAATGGGATGGTTCTGCAGTGAAGAATGCGTTAGACGATGCAGTTAAAGAtgtatttattaagaaatataatTACGTGGAAAATTTTGGACTATTCGATGGACGGCTGGCTCTTTGTGGAGTCACTGTGATAATGGCACTTATAGCTGTTCTTTGTGATTATCTGTACCCATTCCCTGCGTCTAAACCTGCTTTAGCTATCTGTGttacattatattttgtttcaaTGGGCATTTTAACATTGTACACAACGTACAAAGAAAAGGGGATATTCGTTGTCGCTATTCAGAG AGATCCAGCTGGTTTTAATCCAGATCTTATTTGGGAGGCCAGTTCCTACTTGAAAAAGTACGACGACAAGTACAATCTGGTATTGTCTGTTAAAAATGGATCCACAGGAGGCATAAACGAAACTAGTATTACAAAATCTGTGGCAAACTTCATCGATGTGAATGGCATCGTcataccggaattaatagagaGCACAGTGACGAGTCTACACGACAGTTTGAccagtcaacgaaaagaaaAGTAG